The Bacillota bacterium genomic sequence TGCGCTGGGCCGAACGGATCCCCCGCACGGTCGGATCGCTGGTCACCAGCAGCACGTCCACGTCCCGGGCCACCCGCCTGCTCAGGTGCTCAAGACCCGCTTCGTTATCCATCACCAGATAGGGATAATTCCCGCTCAGTTCTTCCATGTAGTGGCGCAGCATCTCGTTGGGAAAGCAGTAACATCCGGGACCTTCCGGACCTCCCAGTACCAGGAGGTCGAACCCGCTCGCCTCGGTGAGCACCTGGTTCAACTGGTACTCGATGAAGGTGCTGGTGGTCATCCCGGCCGCAATCCCCTGCTTCGCCCTGGCCCTTTCCAGCACCTCGGAAATGGTCCCCTGCCAGCTCAACCCCAGGGCCTCCCCCAGGTTGGCGTTGGGATCGGCATCCACCACCAGCACCGGGGTCTTGCCTCGCTCAACCAGCCACCTCACCAGCAAAGCCGACAGGGTGGTCTTTCCCGTTCCCCCCTTGCCGGCAACCGACACGTGTTTAGGCACCGTCCGTCCCGACCTCGGCTTTCCTGCTCATACTGATCAGTTCCGATGCGACCTGCTCGCAGAGGACCACCACGTCCTCCGTACACAGGTACGAATGCACGCTGGAGTCGAACAGCACATTGGCCTGGGCGGGAAATTCCTCGTCGGCGGCCCACAGCACCAGCCAGACGGGTATCCGGGGGAAGGTGAGGACGCGCACCGTAGCATCCCCCATCTCGACAGCCTCGCCGCCCAGGCGCCTTCCTGCCTCCACGAGCAGGGCCGGCTGGTGGGCGAAAGCCCTCACCAGCCGGGCCCGCACGCGCTTCTCGAAATTGGAGTCGTACACCCGCCCCCCGGGCAGGTCCCGGAAGGGGATAAGCTCCCCGGTCAGCGGGTCCCCGCTGGCCCCGTTCAAGTAGTGGAGGGTGAGGATGGCCAGCCACTGGGGCACGTCCACCATGCCGCCATCCGGAGGGGAAGTCCCCACCGGGGCATCCGGCACACGAGGTACCGTCACGCCGTCGGGCAGGGAAGCTACCACCCGGGCATCGGGCAGGGAAACCAGCACCGGCCGGCCCAGGAAGGAGAGCCTGATGGCTCCGCCGGGACCCGCCCCGGGCGAGCCGGGCAGCAGAAATTCTGCCCCGCTCGCCGCCAGGCGGCGGGCCAGTTCCGCCCCCGACGCCTGCCCCAGTTCCTGCTGGGCCAGGGCCAGGGCGTGGCGGTAACTTTCCCCCAGGCCCATGGGCGTCATCTCATACCTCCAGCCAGGAGTGGGAGTACACGGTCTGGCCGGTGAGGACGCGCACCGTCTTGGCGTAAGCGACCTCCTCCGGCGTCAGCCCGGAGAAGTCGACGTCTTCGCCGTCCATCATCCGGTGCACCAGCGATACCAGCTCGGGGCGCTTCCCGCGGGCGATGGCCACCAGTTCTTCGTCGAAGGCGTCCACGATCGCGGCCGTGAGCCCGTACTTCATGAACATCATCAGGTAGGTGCGATTGAGGTAGGGGCGCAACCGGGTCGGCGTCCCGTTCGATACGTTGGAAAGCCCCACGATGGACTTGCATTCCGGAGCGATTTCCGACAGCATGCTCATGAACTCCAGGCATGCCTTCACCTGGTTGATGTCCACGCACACGGGGGTGACAATGGGATCTATCCAGATGTCCTCGGCGGGCACC encodes the following:
- a CDS encoding DUF3786 domain-containing protein, translating into MTPMGLGESYRHALALAQQELGQASGAELARRLAASGAEFLLPGSPGAGPGGAIRLSFLGRPVLVSLPDARVVASLPDGVTVPRVPDAPVGTSPPDGGMVDVPQWLAILTLHYLNGASGDPLTGELIPFRDLPGGRVYDSNFEKRVRARLVRAFAHQPALLVEAGRRLGGEAVEMGDATVRVLTFPRIPVWLVLWAADEEFPAQANVLFDSSVHSYLCTEDVVVLCEQVASELISMSRKAEVGTDGA
- a CDS encoding AAA family ATPase, which codes for MPKHVSVAGKGGTGKTTLSALLVRWLVERGKTPVLVVDADPNANLGEALGLSWQGTISEVLERARAKQGIAAGMTTSTFIEYQLNQVLTEASGFDLLVLGGPEGPGCYCFPNEMLRHYMEELSGNYPYLVMDNEAGLEHLSRRVARDVDVLLVTSDPTVRGIRSAQRIARLARSLGVVSGRVEFVLSMARDGDERALREEMQCLGIDPVGVIPYDEMVVEYDLKGRPLFELSAEAPAWRAVTDIAEKLGL